The following are from one region of the Hydrogenimonas sp. SS33 genome:
- a CDS encoding chalcone isomerase family protein: protein MHRDTMGTKGGKKIYRLFLLLLSVGTLVAGLPRFENHITMEKHRFVLNGHGVREKFWIDLYAVALYLPQKSRDAEKIIRADEPQLMRLVIVSSLISKKRMKKGIEEGFEKSTHGHTEALKERIGRFTEAFGDHLGKKDRLDLFYEPGKGVTVLKNGKPMVTLKGHDFKEALWGIWLGKEPVQKDLKEKLLAEK from the coding sequence ATGCATAGGGACACAATGGGAACGAAAGGGGGTAAAAAGATTTACCGCCTTTTTCTGCTGCTTTTATCGGTCGGTACGCTTGTCGCCGGCCTTCCCCGTTTCGAAAATCACATAACGATGGAAAAGCACAGATTTGTTCTCAATGGCCATGGGGTCAGGGAAAAATTCTGGATCGACCTCTATGCCGTCGCCCTCTACCTTCCGCAAAAGAGCCGCGATGCGGAAAAGATCATCCGTGCCGACGAGCCCCAGCTCATGAGGCTGGTCATCGTCTCTTCCCTCATCTCCAAAAAGCGTATGAAAAAGGGGATCGAGGAGGGGTTCGAAAAATCGACCCACGGCCACACCGAAGCGTTGAAAGAGCGGATCGGCCGCTTTACCGAGGCTTTCGGCGACCATCTGGGCAAAAAGGACCGGCTCGACCTCTTCTATGAACCGGGCAAAGGGGTGACGGTGCTAAAAAACGGAAAACCGATGGTGACACTGAAGGGACACGATTTCAAAGAGGCGTTGTGGGGAATATGGCTGGGAAAAGAGCCCGTCCAGAAGGATTTGAAAGAGAAATTGCTGGCGGAAAAGTGA
- the trpB gene encoding tryptophan synthase subunit beta — MKHTYLKSQPDEKGYFGEYGGAFLPPQLVEEFERITEAYLKMRKSHEFLAELRRIRKHYQGRPTPVYHAKRLSDAIGGAQLYFKREDLNHTGAHKLNHCMAEALLAKSMGKTKLIAETGAGQHGVALATACAYFGLECEIHMGEVDIEKEHPNVVRMKILGAKVVPATHGLRTLKEAVDSAFEAYLGQLDTAMYAIGSVVGPHPFPLMVRDFQSVVGIEAREQYMEMTDGELPDHVVACVGGGSNAMGIFSGFIDDPVELYAVEPLGKSTRLGDHAATLEYGKEGVLHGFKSILLQDEEGNPAPVHSIASGLDYPGVGPEHAYLHDIGRVHVRGATDEETVEAFYAISQMEGIIPALESAHAIAYAMKLAKEVPHDAILVNLSGRGDKDIDYVVDNFGVIDWKA; from the coding sequence ATGAAACATACATATCTCAAATCCCAGCCCGACGAGAAGGGCTACTTCGGCGAGTATGGCGGTGCCTTTCTGCCGCCGCAGCTCGTCGAGGAGTTCGAGCGCATCACCGAAGCCTACCTGAAAATGCGCAAATCCCATGAATTTCTGGCCGAACTGCGCCGCATCCGCAAACATTACCAGGGGCGCCCCACGCCGGTCTACCACGCCAAACGCCTCAGCGACGCCATCGGCGGGGCGCAGCTTTATTTCAAACGCGAAGATCTGAACCATACGGGCGCGCACAAGCTCAACCACTGCATGGCAGAGGCGCTGCTGGCCAAAAGCATGGGCAAAACCAAGCTTATCGCCGAAACCGGCGCGGGGCAGCACGGGGTGGCGCTGGCGACGGCGTGCGCCTATTTCGGGCTGGAGTGCGAGATCCACATGGGTGAGGTGGACATCGAAAAGGAGCATCCCAACGTGGTGCGCATGAAGATTCTGGGGGCGAAGGTGGTGCCGGCGACCCACGGCCTCAGGACCCTCAAGGAGGCGGTGGATTCCGCCTTCGAAGCCTACCTCGGCCAGCTCGACACGGCGATGTACGCCATCGGTTCGGTCGTCGGTCCCCACCCCTTCCCGCTGATGGTGCGCGATTTTCAGAGTGTCGTCGGCATCGAGGCGAGGGAGCAGTACATGGAGATGACCGACGGGGAGCTGCCCGACCATGTGGTCGCCTGTGTCGGCGGCGGCTCCAACGCCATGGGGATCTTCAGCGGCTTCATCGACGACCCGGTGGAACTCTACGCGGTAGAGCCTCTGGGCAAGAGCACCCGCCTGGGAGACCATGCGGCGACGCTGGAGTATGGAAAAGAGGGCGTGCTGCACGGCTTCAAGTCGATTCTTCTGCAGGATGAGGAGGGCAACCCCGCGCCGGTACACTCCATCGCCAGCGGCCTCGACTACCCGGGTGTGGGGCCGGAGCATGCCTACCTGCACGACATCGGACGGGTGCATGTACGGGGGGCGACGGATGAAGAGACGGTGGAGGCGTTTTACGCCATCAGCCAGATGGAGGGGATCATCCCGGCGCTGGAGAGCGCCCATGCCATCGCCTACGCGATGAAGCTGGCCAAAGAGGTCCCCCATGACGCCATTCTGGTCAATCTCTCGGGCCGGGGAGACAAAGATATCGACTATGTGGTCGACAACTTCGGCGTCATCGACTGGAAGGCGTAG